In Caulobacter segnis ATCC 21756, the sequence TAGGTCTTGAAGGCCGAGGACGGGTCGGTCGGCCAGGCGCCGCCGTCGCTGCCCATCGGCACGCGGCTCATGCTCTCGACGCCGCCGCCGATCGCCAGACCGGCTTCGCCAGAGGCGACCTTGGCCGCGGCCATGTTCACGGCTTCCAGGCCCGAGGCGCAGAAGCGGTTGATCTGCACGCCGGCGACGCTCTCGGCGTAGTCGGCGGTCAGGACGGCGGTGCGGGCGATGTCGGAGCCTTGCTCGCCGACCGGGGCGACGCAGCCCAGGACGACGTCGTCGACCTTGCTGGTGTCCAGGCCGTTGCGGTCGCGCAGGGCTTCCAGAACCTGGGTGGCCAGGGACAGGGCGGTGATCTCGTGCAGAGACCCGTCCTTCTTGCCCTTGCCGCGCGGCGTGCGCACGGCGTCGAAGATGTAAGCGTCAGCCATGGAATGGCTCCTTCCTGCGAAGCGTTGTTCGTGTCTGTGGCGCGGCCCTTTGGGCAGGTCGCGTCCTTATGGTTTCCAGTTGCCGATCGGGTACTTGCCGATCGGTTCGCACTTCAGGCCTCGGGCCGAGACCTTGGCGCGGTAGTAGAGGCGCGAGCCGAACTCCGGCGGCGGCAGCGTGCAGGCGGTGAAGCCCGAGGTGGTCACCTCCAGCTTCCACTCGGCGATCTTGGAGCGCAGCAGCGTGCTGCAGATGTCCTTGCCCGCGGGTTGCAGCGGCAGCTTGAAGGCGCCCGGCTGGGGCCGCTTGCCGACCAGCTCGCCGGAGAAGGTGAGGGGGCGGGGGCCTTGCACGGCGCGCACGCAGACCACGGCCGAGCGAGCGTCGGCGGCGGGCGGCGAAGCGGCGGCCGGGCCGGCCAACAAGGCGAGCAGAACGGGCGTGATCACAGGGTCCTCGCGATCAGCAGTTTCATGATCTCGTTGGTGCCGCCGTAGATGCGCTGGATGCGGCTGTCCTTGTACATGCGCGCGATCGGGTACTCGTTCATGAAGCCATAGCCGCCGAACAGCTGCAGGCAGCGGTCGACGATCTTGTTCTCCAGGTCGCTGACCCAGTACTTGGCCATCGAGGCGGTCGCCGCGTCGAGCTTGCCCTCCAGGTGCTGGCCGATGCAGTGATTGACGAAGACCTTGGCGACAGTCGCCTCGGTCTTGCACTCGGCCAGGACGAACTGGGTGTTCTGGAAGTCGAGGATCGCCTTGCCGAACGCCTTGCGATCCTTGACGTAGGCGATGGTCAGCTCCAGCGCCCGCTCGATGGTCGCCATGCCCTGGACGGCGATGTTCAGGCGCTCCTGCGGCAGCTGGCTCATCAGCTGAAAGAAGCCCTGGCCCTCGTCGGTCCCCAACAGGTTCTCGGTCGGGACCTTCACGTCGTTGAAGAAGAGCTCCGAGGTGTCCTGGGCCTCCTGGCCCAGCTTGTCGAGGTTGCGGCCGCGCTCGAAGCCCTCGGCGCCGTCGGTCTCGACGAAGATCAAGCTGGTGCCGCGCGCGCCGCCGGCCGGGTCGGTCTTGGCGACCACGCAGATCAGGTTGGCGGTCTGGCCGTTGGTGATGAAGGTCTTGGAGCCGTTGAGGACGTACTGGTTGCCGGCCTTCTTGGCGGTGGTCTTGATGCCTTGCAGGTCCGAACCGGCGCCCGGCTCGGTCATGGCGATGGCGCTGACCAGCTCGCCGGTCGCCATGCGCGGCAGCCAGCGCCGCTTCTGCTCCTCGGTGCCGTAGTGGACGATGTACGGCATGACGATGGCGTTGTGCAGGCTGGCGCCGAAGCCGTCGACGCCCTTCTTGCCCAGCTGCTCCATCAGCACGACCTCGTGCCGGTAGTCGCCGCCGGCGCCGCCGTATTGCTCGGGCGTGGAGAGGCCGAGCAGGCCCGCCTCTCCAGCCTTGGTCCACATGTCGCGATCGACGCAGTGGTTCTTGCGCCACTTGGCGACGGTCGACTCGGGGGCGTGCTCGTCGAAGAATTTGCCGACCGCGTCCTCGAAGATCGCGATGTCTTCCTCGGCCATGAAGGCCGGCTTTTCAACGTTGAGCACGCTCATGATCAGAAAGCCTCCGCGGGCAGCGCCATCAGGGTCGCCGAACCGGTCTTCAGCTTGGCCAGATGCGACGCAGCGTCAGGCAAGACGCGTTCGATGAAATATCGACCGGTCGTCAGCTTGGTCGCGTAGAACGGGTCCGAGGAGCCGGCGGCGATCTTGGCCTGGGCGGCCTTGGCCATCAGCGCCCACATGTACGCCAGGCCCGCCAGGCCGAAGAGGTGCATGTAGTCGGTCGAGGCGGCGCCCGCGTTGTCGGGGTTCTGCAGGCCGTTCTGCATCAGCCACATGGTGCCGTCCTGCAGTTGGCCCTTCACGCCGGCCAGGGCCTCGATGAACGGCTTGATCGCCTCGTCGGCGTCGTTCTCGCCGATGAACTGGTCGACCTCCTGGAAGAAGGTCATGACCGCGCGACCGCCCTTGGCCGCCAGCTTGCGGCCGACCAGGTCCAGGGCCTGCACGCCGTTGGTGCCCTCGTAGATCAGGGCGATGCGGCAGTCGCGCATGAACTGGCTGACCGGGAAGTGTTCGGTGAAGCCGCTGCCGCCGTGCACCTGCACCGCGTTCGAGCAGATCTGGAAGCCCTTGTCGGTCAGGTAGCCCTTCAGCACCGGGGTCATCAGGCTCATGTAGTCGGCCGACTTCTCGCGGACTTTCTCATCCGGGTGGATGTGCGAGAGGTCGCCGTGCAGGGCGGTCCAGAACAGGAAGGCGCGGCCGCCTTCCAGGATCGCCTTGCTGTCCATCAGCATGCGGCGCACGTCCGGGTGGACGATGATCGGATCGGCCGGGCCGTCGGCGTTCTTCGGGCCGGTCAGCGAGCGGCCTTGCAGGCGATCCTTGGCGAAGGCGACAGCGGCCTGGTAGGCGGCCTCGCCCTGGGCCACGCCCTGCAGGCCGACGCCGAGGCGCGCCTCGTTCATCATTACGAACATGATCTTGAGGCCGGCGTTCTCCTCGCCGATCAGATAGCCGACGGCGTCGTCGTACTGCATTACGCAGGTGGCGTTGCCGTGGATGCCCATCTTCTCTTCCAGGCCGACGCACTTGACGCCCTGGTTGCGCTCGCCGACCGAGCCGTCGGCTTTCGGGAAGAATTTCGGCACGATGAACAGGCTGATGCCCTTCACGCCGGCGGGCGCGCCCTCGATGCGGGCCAGCACCAGGTGGACGATGTTGTCGGCCATGTCGTGTTCGCCGGCCGAGATCCAGATCTTCTGGCCGGTGATCTTGTAGCTGCCGTCGCCTTGCGGGACGGCCTTGGTGCGCAGCAGGCCCAGGTCCGTGCCGCAGTGCGGCTCGGTCAGGTTCATGGTGCCGGTCCATTCGCCGGTCACCATCTTGGGCAGGTAGGTCTCTTTCTGTTCGTCCGTGCCGCCGAAGTGGATGGCCGAATAGGCGCCGTGGGCCAGGCCCGGATACATCGAGAACGCCATGTTGGCCGAGCTCGACATCTCGCTGAAGGCCAGGTTCACGACATAGGGCAGGCCCTGGCCGCCATAGGCCGGGTCCGAGCCGATCGCGGTCCAGCCGCCTTCGCACAGCTGCTTGTAGGCGTCCTTGAAGCCGGGCGGGGTGGTGACGGTGTTGGTCGCCGGATCCAGCTGGCAGCCGTGCTTGTCGCCGACCGTGTTCAGCGGCGCCAGGACCTCGCCGGTGAACTGGGCGGCGGCGTCCAGGATCTGCTCGACCACGTCGAACGGCGCGTCGGAGAAGCCGGGCAGGTCGCCATGCTGGTCGATATTGAGCACGTCGCGCAGGATGAAAGCGTGATCGCGAACGGGCGGCTGGTAGGTCATGAAACGGTCCTGGGAGGATCGGAGGAGGAAAGGTGAGCGGCGCCGCCGTCCCGACGGGTCTTGTCGAAGGACGGCGCCGCGTTGGTCTTACTTGCCCAGCATGGCCTCGGCGTGACCGTCCAGGCGGGCGCGCAGCACCTGCTCGTAGTCGGCCGCGCGGGGCAGCAGGTCGGGGCGGATCTCGGCCAGGCGACGCTCGAGGCGATC encodes:
- a CDS encoding acyl-CoA dehydrogenase family protein, yielding MSVLNVEKPAFMAEEDIAIFEDAVGKFFDEHAPESTVAKWRKNHCVDRDMWTKAGEAGLLGLSTPEQYGGAGGDYRHEVVLMEQLGKKGVDGFGASLHNAIVMPYIVHYGTEEQKRRWLPRMATGELVSAIAMTEPGAGSDLQGIKTTAKKAGNQYVLNGSKTFITNGQTANLICVVAKTDPAGGARGTSLIFVETDGAEGFERGRNLDKLGQEAQDTSELFFNDVKVPTENLLGTDEGQGFFQLMSQLPQERLNIAVQGMATIERALELTIAYVKDRKAFGKAILDFQNTQFVLAECKTEATVAKVFVNHCIGQHLEGKLDAATASMAKYWVSDLENKIVDRCLQLFGGYGFMNEYPIARMYKDSRIQRIYGGTNEIMKLLIARTL
- a CDS encoding acyl-CoA dehydrogenase C-terminal domain-containing protein, which encodes MTYQPPVRDHAFILRDVLNIDQHGDLPGFSDAPFDVVEQILDAAAQFTGEVLAPLNTVGDKHGCQLDPATNTVTTPPGFKDAYKQLCEGGWTAIGSDPAYGGQGLPYVVNLAFSEMSSSANMAFSMYPGLAHGAYSAIHFGGTDEQKETYLPKMVTGEWTGTMNLTEPHCGTDLGLLRTKAVPQGDGSYKITGQKIWISAGEHDMADNIVHLVLARIEGAPAGVKGISLFIVPKFFPKADGSVGERNQGVKCVGLEEKMGIHGNATCVMQYDDAVGYLIGEENAGLKIMFVMMNEARLGVGLQGVAQGEAAYQAAVAFAKDRLQGRSLTGPKNADGPADPIIVHPDVRRMLMDSKAILEGGRAFLFWTALHGDLSHIHPDEKVREKSADYMSLMTPVLKGYLTDKGFQICSNAVQVHGGSGFTEHFPVSQFMRDCRIALIYEGTNGVQALDLVGRKLAAKGGRAVMTFFQEVDQFIGENDADEAIKPFIEALAGVKGQLQDGTMWLMQNGLQNPDNAGAASTDYMHLFGLAGLAYMWALMAKAAQAKIAAGSSDPFYATKLTTGRYFIERVLPDAASHLAKLKTGSATLMALPAEAF